TTTACCATATCATGCACAAATTGACCAAGCTAAAGAGAAACTAAAAGGTGACAAAGCTATAGGTACAACTGGTAAGGGAATTGGGCCTGCATACGCAGAGAAAATTGCTAGATCAGGATTTAGAGTAGGTGAATTATTAAACCCTACAAAATTAGCTACAAGCATTATTGAGTTCTTTGAACAAAATAGAGCTATCTTTGCTGTATTAGAGATTGATACTCCTTCAAAAGATGAATTAGTAGCACTACTTGAAACATATAAAGAAAAGCTTGCTCCATATATTGCAAATACTACAAACATGGTATGGAAAGCATTAGATGAAGATAAAAAGATTTTATTAGAAGGTGCTCAAGGTACACTTCTTGATATTGACCATGGAACATACCCATATGTTACATCTTCAAGTACAGTAAGTGCTGGAGCTTGTACAGGTCTTGGTATCTCTCCAAAAGATATTGGAGTAGTTACTGGTATTGTTAAAGCATATACTACTAGAGTTGGTAATGGTCCTTTCCCTTCAGAAGACTTTACTGAAGAGGGACAAAAAATTGCTGACATCGGAAAAGAAGTTGGTGTTACAACTGGTAGAGGAAGAAGATGTGGTTGGTTTGATGCAATTGCAGTAAAACACGCAGCTAGATTAAATGGTTGTGACCAACTATCATTAATGAAACTTGATGTTTTAGATGGTTTCCCAAGAATTAAAATCTGTGTTGCTTATGACTTAGATGGTGAAATCATTGATTATATGCCAACTGATTTAGAAAGTGTTAAACCAGTTTATGAAGAGATTGAGGGATGGGATAGTGTAGTTGGATGTAGAGAGTTTGATGCACTACCAGAAAATGCAAAAAAATATATTGAGAGAATTGAAGAATTAACAGGTGTAAAAGTTGGAATCGTATCAACATCACCAGAGAGAGCAGATACAATTATAAGAGGATAGCCCTATGAGAATGAAGTTACATCATACGCCATATATCTCAAAGAGAATTTCAAGAGATTTAGTTAATTGCGATTTTGTAGAGATTAGAAAAACAAAAGATGAAATCAGTGCTGAGATTGAAAAAATCTTAGATGCTGATATTGATCAAGAGCACGAGTTAGATGAAAAAGTTCATGAATTACTAGATGCACAAGAGGATGAAATTGAGTTCCTAAATGCAGATAGAAGACAACTATTTTGGCTAACTAAGAAAAGACTAGCTAATGACTTTGGTGTAATATTAAACAATGAAGATAGATTTTCTGATATTGCTCATAAAGTATTAGACTATTTATGGGAAGAAGATTATATTCACTATACTTGTTCAGATAACCAAGTTAAGAATGTGATTTTCTCATCTATTGATGAGTTTTTAAAAGGGTTTGAAAAAGCTGACGATGCTGTAATGGAAAAGATTAAACATTATAAAAGAAAGCTTATTGCTGGAACTGAAGAGTATGATATTGTGTATCATAGATTATACGAAGAAGAACTAATTAAAAGAGGGTTAATGTAATGCAAAAAGTATGGATTTATTTAGAAAATGGGACATTTTTAGAAGCTAATTCATTTGGTGCAACTGGTACAACAGTTGGAGAAATTGTATTTAATACATCATTAACAGGATATCAAGAAATCATTTCTGATCCAAGTTATGCTGGTCAATTTGTAACTTTTACAATGCCAGAAATTGGAAATGTAGGTGTTAATGCAGATGATATGGAAAGTAAAACAGCTTACTGTAAAGGTGTTTTAGTTAGAAATTATCATCATGAGCATTCAAACTACAGATCTGAAGGTGATTTAGATTCATTCTTAAAAGAGCATGGAGTTCTTGGAATCACTGCAATTGATACAAGATATTTAACTAAAATGATTAGAGATGAAGGTGCAATGATGATGATTGCATCAACTGAGATTTCTTCTAAAGAAGAGCTTGCTGCTAAACTAGCTGAAAGTCCAAGAATTGAAGATATCAACTATATCAAAGAAGTATCTACAAAAGAAGCTTATGTTCATAAAAATGGTGCATGGAACCATGAAAAGAAAGCTTATAACAAAGCTGTTATGAGTGATAAGAAAGTTGT
The sequence above is a segment of the Arcobacter sp. F155 genome. Coding sequences within it:
- a CDS encoding adenylosuccinate synthase; the encoded protein is MKADLIVGIQWGDEGKGKMVDMLAQNYDMVCRSQGGHNAGHTIWVDGVRYALHLIPSGVLNPKAVNVIGNGVVLSPESIIKEMEQFDNLEGRLFISDKAHLNLPYHAQIDQAKEKLKGDKAIGTTGKGIGPAYAEKIARSGFRVGELLNPTKLATSIIEFFEQNRAIFAVLEIDTPSKDELVALLETYKEKLAPYIANTTNMVWKALDEDKKILLEGAQGTLLDIDHGTYPYVTSSSTVSAGACTGLGISPKDIGVVTGIVKAYTTRVGNGPFPSEDFTEEGQKIADIGKEVGVTTGRGRRCGWFDAIAVKHAARLNGCDQLSLMKLDVLDGFPRIKICVAYDLDGEIIDYMPTDLESVKPVYEEIEGWDSVVGCREFDALPENAKKYIERIEELTGVKVGIVSTSPERADTIIRG
- a CDS encoding DUF507 family protein, with the translated sequence MRMKLHHTPYISKRISRDLVNCDFVEIRKTKDEISAEIEKILDADIDQEHELDEKVHELLDAQEDEIEFLNADRRQLFWLTKKRLANDFGVILNNEDRFSDIAHKVLDYLWEEDYIHYTCSDNQVKNVIFSSIDEFLKGFEKADDAVMEKIKHYKRKLIAGTEEYDIVYHRLYEEELIKRGLM
- the carA gene encoding glutamine-hydrolyzing carbamoyl-phosphate synthase small subunit; this translates as MQKVWIYLENGTFLEANSFGATGTTVGEIVFNTSLTGYQEIISDPSYAGQFVTFTMPEIGNVGVNADDMESKTAYCKGVLVRNYHHEHSNYRSEGDLDSFLKEHGVLGITAIDTRYLTKMIRDEGAMMMIASTEISSKEELAAKLAESPRIEDINYIKEVSTKEAYVHKNGAWNHEKKAYNKAVMSDKKVVVVDFGVKRNILNELVESGLEVEVVPSTFKADDLIARFEANEIGGIFLSNGPGDPLTLTEEKEQVQKLINANIPMFAICLGHQMLSIAHGHDTYKLPFGQHGGNHPVANPETMIVEITAQNHNYNVPDSIEQIAEITHKNLFDGTIEGVKYKNKEIFSVQHHPEASPGPHESKYIFDEFAKIVK